In Helianthus annuus cultivar XRQ/B chromosome 9, HanXRQr2.0-SUNRISE, whole genome shotgun sequence, the following are encoded in one genomic region:
- the LOC110875835 gene encoding CENP-B homolog protein 1-like, translating into MTDEIRRALCKHNKDNPSLTQKQLQEWVHSNYGLQVSQATIPYTVKRSLEYLSLAPERGDVKRHKPAKFPDLEKSLYEWILQYQEHVNMTGELIIEKAKKFMKDMYPVDTPDFTFSIGWLGKFKARYGIKNFRRFGESGSVEMEGMEDRLKSIRDKVDQEN; encoded by the coding sequence ATGACAGACGAGATTCGAAGAGCATTATGCAAGCACAACAAGGATAATCCAAGTCTCACTCAAAAGCAATTGCAAGAATGGGTTCATAGTAACTATGGTTTGCAGGTGAGTCAAGCGACAATACCGTATACAGTTAAGCGGTCTTTAGAGTATCTCTCACTTGCTCCCGAAAGAGGCGATGTTAAGCGACACAAACCGGCAAAATTTCCTGACCTAGAAAAATCTCTCTATGAATGGATTCTTCAATATCAAGAACATGTGAATATGACAGGTGAACTAATCATCGAGAAGGCGAAAAAGTTCATGAAAGATATGTATCCAGTGGATACTCCAGACTTTACTTTTTCTATTGGTTGGCTTGGAAAGTTCAAAGCAAGATATGGAATTAAAAATTTTCGGCGTTTTGGAGAGAGTGGATCTGTTGAAATGGAGGGCATGGAGGACAGATTAAAATCCATAAGAGACAAAGTTGATCAGGAAAATTAG